The genomic interval CGCCCTTGTGACCATCCCTGTGCAGTTCAGCGGGACAGAAGAACAAAAGAAGCGCATTCTCCCCCTTGCCGCTGAGGAAACGTCGCCTGCCTTCACCGCCGCCTTCCTAGAGCCAGGGATTGCCTTTAATCCCACCCATCTCAAGACGACAGCCCGCCGCGAAGGGGATTGTTACATCCTCGATGGGGTGAAGTGCTATGTCCCGTTGGCGAAAGATGCCCGCCTCATGCTCGTTTATGCCCGCAACAGCGAGTCGGGAAAGATCGATGGGTATCTTGTTGATGGCGGCACAGCAGGGGTGACGCTGGACGGGCGCGAAAAATTGATGGGCATTCGTGCGCTGTCCACCTACACCGTCCGCTTGAACAACGTTTCTATCGGCGTGGAGAACAAGCTCGGCGGCGACGCCGGAACACGCTACGAACGCCTGCTGAGCCATGCCCGCATCGGCTTGGCGGCAATGGCGGTGGGTGTGGCACGCGGCGCGTTTGAATATGCCCGTGATTATGCTAAAGAGCGCGTCCAATTTGGACAGCCCATTGCCACGAAGCAGGCGATTGCCTTCATGTTGGCAGAGATGGCGATTGAGGTAGACGCTGCCCGCCTGATGGTCTGGGAAGCCGCCTATCAGCTTGATAAAACCCCCACCGCCGATGGCACAGCCGAAACCCGCTTGGCGAAAGAATATGCTGATAAGATGGCGCTTTTCGTCACCGACAGCGCCGTGCAGGTATTGGGGGGTCATGGCTACATTCGGGAACATCCGGTAGAGCGCTGGCTGCGCAACGCACGCGGGTTCGCCACCTTTGAGGGGCTGGCAATGGCATAGCCCTGAGGGCAGACGCCACGCCGGTAGGGACGCCCGATAAGGCGTCCGCTATGAAGGAGGATGAAGGGGAGTGGCTACCCTTTCAAATCCTCACCGTGACGGTCAAACAAGCCGGAAGGCTGCCCGCTGGTCAGCGGCATAAGCGGCACACCCTCTGGCACATCAATAATCCGTTTCGCCTTCTCATCCGAGTAGGCGACGATCTCCACCGCCATGATTTTATGCATCGTGGGGAGGAAGTAAACGGTGTAGACGGAAGGGGACATCACCGCGTATTCCTGCTGATCGAGGGCAAAAACCTGATCCTCAATTACCATCATGTAGAGCGAGGAATACGAGGTATCGAACCAGCCGCGACGGGTGGCGAGCATGGCGAGTTTTTCCGGCGGCAGCGGCGGCGCAAACCCTTTCATGGGGACGCGCAAGTAGACTTGCCCCGTCCGTTTTTGGACGGTGTTCGGTGCGGCAACGCGCATGACTGCCCCTATCGTCAGCCGAAAAGCGACAAAGGTGGGAATGGCTAGAGTGAACAGGGCAATGGACACTTCGCTTGAGGTGTTGGGAATAGTGAACAGCGCCAGCACTCCCACCGCAAGGATCATAACCATGCTGAGGGCGAAGTTCCGGTTCGCCCCCATCCGCAGTTTTGTTAGCTGGCGTTGGGAAAGCTCTCCCATCCGGTTGGACGCCAGATCGGAATCGGTGAAATCGAAAACCTGTCGTAGTTCGTGATTGGTATCCATACAAGACCATCCTTGATTCAGTAAAACTCTACCATGAGGACGTTAAGATGACGATCAATTTTGAAATTCCCGAACGGCTTGCTGGCGAAATTGCCCTCCTGAAGGGCGTGGCAGAACAGGCAATGCGCCCCTATTCGCGCCAGCTTGATGAGAATGAACACGAACGCCCATGGGTTTTTATCAACATGATGTGGGGCGTCCTGAAGGAACAACAAGGGCGGGCGAATGCTAAACTGCTTGAGAATGGCAAAAATGGTGCGAACGGGGGCGGTGAAAAGGGTGAAAAGAAGGTTGGCATAACCTACCTTCGCCTGATCATGCTTGCCGAACAGCTTTCGTGGGGCGATGTCGGGCAGTACCTCTGTATGCCCTCGCCACTCTTGGCGGGGTCGGCAATTGAGGCGGTGGGAACAACCGACCAAAAGCTCCGCTTTCTGACGCGCTTTGCCGAGGGCGATCCGAAATGGGGCGCCATGGCGATGACCGAACCCGGCGCCGGGTCGGACACCTCCGCCATTGAGACAACTGCTGTCCTTGATCCGGCAACAAACGAATGGGTCTTGAACGGTTGGAAAATCTTCTGCACAAATGGCAAGCTCGCTCTTGAGGAATCAGATGGTATCCTCGTCGTGTGGGCAACGGTGGACAAAAGCGCTGGACGGGCGGGGATGAAACCCTTCGTCGTAGAGGCGAAAACCCCCGGTGTGAAGATCGCCAGCGTGGAGATCAAGCACGGCATTCGTGCCAGCGACACGGCGGCAATCGTCCTTGAGAACGCCCGCATCCCCTACGATAACCTCCTCGGCAGTCCAGAAGTCCGTGACCGCAGCGGCACAGCCGGATTCAAGGGCGCGATGGCAACCTTCGATGCCTCCCGTCCGATGGTGGCGGCGTCGGCGCTTGGTGTAGGGCGGGCGGCGCTGGAATTTGTGAAGGAAAAACTTGCCGAAGAAGGAATCAGCCTCGATTACAGCAAACCGAAACACCTCATGACCACCGTAGAGCGCGATGTCCTAGAGATGGAGGCGCAGTTGAAGGCGGCATGGCTGCTCACCTTGCGTTCCGCCTCGCTGCTTGATCACGGCGAACACAATAGCCTTGAAGCCTCCATGGCGAAAGCAAAAGCGGGCAAGGCAGTGACCATCGTCACCCAGAAGGCGGTAGAACTCTTGGGAACGATGGGCTACAGCCGCGAATGGCTGGTTGAAAAGTGGATGCGTGACGGCAAGATCAACGACATTTACGAGGGGACAGGGCAGATCAACACGCTGATCGTCGCCCGCCGCATTTTGGGTTACACCTCCAAAGAATTGGCGTAAGGGCATCCGCCCATACATCCCACCTCTTCGCCCCCTCCCCATAAATGGAGAGGGGGAACTTCATTCCCCACATCCTTCGTAGGGGCGACCCTGGGGCATCCGCCCATACATCCCACCTTTCCCAATCACCACCGAATTCCAAAAGACGATTAGAATAGACCGTAACCTCTTGCTCACTCTCACCCTTTTATAGTCTGGTAGGAGGGGAGACCTTGACTAAGTGAACTCGATTGTTGGGAGGTGTCTCATGAGGCGTTCGTTACAACACTGTACTACATTAGGGCTGCTTCTTTTCTCTTTCATCTTTCCTTTGCTTTTACCAACCATCTGGACAATCCGCGCTCAAACGCCAACAGAACAACCCGCCAGTGAGGAGGTAACCATTCCGGGTGTTGTCGAAAAGATGATCAATAAGCAAAAAACGACGGACATTCAAGGGACGTTTTTTCCGGCAATGCCGAAATCGACCGAAAAAAGACCCACTGTCTTGATGTTTCCCCAAATCAGTGACGGGGATCGGGAGGGGCTTGTCCTCGCTGATCGCATGATGCTTGACCCACTGGCAAAGGCGCTTCAAAGTCGGGGGTTCAACGTCCTGACGATGGATATTTCCGGCTACTATTGGGATGGGGCAAAACAACCTCCTCTTGCAGAGAGCCTGAAAGACGCCAGCGCTGCCTATACATGGCTCACCGAACACCCTGCTGTTGATCCTAAAAAAATAGGCGTTTTGGGCAGCAGCATCGGTGCAAACCTCGCTCTCCTGATGATT from Anaerolineales bacterium carries:
- a CDS encoding acyl-CoA dehydrogenase family protein; this translates as MTINFEIPERLAGEIALLKGVAEQAMRPYSRQLDENEHERPWVFINMMWGVLKEQQGRANAKLLENGKNGANGGGEKGEKKVGITYLRLIMLAEQLSWGDVGQYLCMPSPLLAGSAIEAVGTTDQKLRFLTRFAEGDPKWGAMAMTEPGAGSDTSAIETTAVLDPATNEWVLNGWKIFCTNGKLALEESDGILVVWATVDKSAGRAGMKPFVVEAKTPGVKIASVEIKHGIRASDTAAIVLENARIPYDNLLGSPEVRDRSGTAGFKGAMATFDASRPMVAASALGVGRAALEFVKEKLAEEGISLDYSKPKHLMTTVERDVLEMEAQLKAAWLLTLRSASLLDHGEHNSLEASMAKAKAGKAVTIVTQKAVELLGTMGYSREWLVEKWMRDGKINDIYEGTGQINTLIVARRILGYTSKELA
- a CDS encoding alpha/beta fold hydrolase produces the protein MRRSLQHCTTLGLLLFSFIFPLLLPTIWTIRAQTPTEQPASEEVTIPGVVEKMINKQKTTDIQGTFFPAMPKSTEKRPTVLMFPQISDGDREGLVLADRMMLDPLAKALQSRGFNVLTMDISGYYWDGAKQPPLAESLKDASAAYTWLTEHPAVDPKKIGVLGSSIGANLALLMIEQYADIVAAVVLSPAPDYGGLKPNPEGVVSRPVRLYAAKSEADNPTLGTWYKQFPEVITPAEKGHGISLLTDSQTMAGDIGDWFTAKMPSETANPVVPIYDPYTFYCCAGWRSLFTFGLAGFVIILRAPKRYRM
- a CDS encoding acyl-CoA dehydrogenase family protein, encoding MISFSPTEEQKMLVDAVAKYAISDVRKIAHDADEDSALPSETIQKGWELGLLPAGIPEAYGGFGEHSTLTNSLAYEEFAYGDLALALAVNAPALVTIPVQFSGTEEQKKRILPLAAEETSPAFTAAFLEPGIAFNPTHLKTTARREGDCYILDGVKCYVPLAKDARLMLVYARNSESGKIDGYLVDGGTAGVTLDGREKLMGIRALSTYTVRLNNVSIGVENKLGGDAGTRYERLLSHARIGLAAMAVGVARGAFEYARDYAKERVQFGQPIATKQAIAFMLAEMAIEVDAARLMVWEAAYQLDKTPTADGTAETRLAKEYADKMALFVTDSAVQVLGGHGYIREHPVERWLRNARGFATFEGLAMA